In Populus nigra chromosome 10, ddPopNigr1.1, whole genome shotgun sequence, the following proteins share a genomic window:
- the LOC133705554 gene encoding IAA-alanine resistance protein 1: protein MEPKRKRILLALFLLLVSCSDLCFGNEFCASPVHQHSHGHHHHHDCAHGHQHHHHHHHEHNPGVIESKLPEELAEEEDMKLYGFGNHDHDHHHHRGLELSGLGLWIHALGCSLLVSLASLICLIFLPVIFIKGKPSKAIVDSLALFGAGAMLGDAFLHQLPHAFGGEHTHSHDHHADNFHHAHAGDEHGHSHSHSLKDLSVGISVLAGIVLFLLVEKVVRYVEDNSTGANAWNHGHHHHNHNSSKKLKDDSDAHDKTQPKSSKEGDGKGSDEVLDDSSNDTNFTQSESLLRKRKTVQEGKDDKSDVDAADGSANNIRSLNEKEHTQSPSNLVFGYLNLISDGVHNFTDGMALGSAFLLYGSVGGWSRTLFLLAHELPQEIGDFGILVRSGFSAPKALFFNFLSALVALAGTALALLWGQDPGQSSLIEGFTAGGFVYIAVAGVLAEMNNSKTTLRSSAVHITSLVLGMAVALCISLVE, encoded by the exons ATGGAGCCGAAACGGAAACGGATTCTGTTAGCTTTGTTCTTATTGCTCGTATCTTGCTCGGATCTATGTTTTGGCAATGAATTCTGTGCATCGCCAGTGCATCAACATTCCCATGGACACCATCACCACCATGATTGCGCTCACGGacaccaacaccaccaccaccaccaccatgagCATAATCCTGGAGTGATTGAATCGAAGTTGCCGGAGGAATTGGCCGAGGAGGAGGATATGAAACTCTACGGGTTTGGCAACCATGACCatgaccaccaccaccaccgcggTTTGGAACTCTCTGGTTTag gTCTTTGGATACATGCGTTGGGCTGCTCACTTTTGGTGAGCTTGGCTTCCCTTATCTGCCTGATTTTCTTGCCAGTCATATTTA TAAAAGGAAAACCATCCAAGGCAATTGTGGATTCGTTGGCTTTATTTGGG GCAGGAGCTATGTTAGGGGATGCATTTCTTCATCAATTACCACATGCATTTG GTGGCGAACACACCCACTCTCATGATCACCATGCAGACAATTTTCATCATGCTCATGCTGGAGATGAGCATGGCCACTCACATTCACATTCTTTGAAAGATCTTTCTGTTGGAATATCTGTTTTGG CTGGTATTGTACTCTTTCTGCTTGTAGAGAAGGTGGTGAGGTATGTTGAAGACAATTCTACTGGAGCTAATGCTTGGAATCATGGCCATCACCATCACAATCACAACAGCAGCAAGAAACTGAAAGATGACAGTGATGCTCATGATAAGACACAGCCAAAATCTTCCAAGGAAGGTGATGGGAAAGGGTCTGATGAAGTTTTGGATGATTCTTCAAATGATACTAATTTTACTCAAAGTGAATCTCTACTTCGGAAG AGAAAGACCGTGCAGGAGGGCAAGGATGATAAATCAGATGTTGATGCTGCAGATGGCTCTGCGAATAATATTAGATCATTGAATGAAAAAGAACATACTCAGTCACCTTCAAATCTGGTGTTtggttatcttaatctcatctCTGATGGTGTT CACAATTTTACAGATGGAATGGCTCTTGGAAGTGCATTTTTGCTTTATGGATCTGTTGGTGGATGGTCTAGAACTCTTTTTTTGCTTGCACATGAGCTTCCTCAAGAG ATAGGAGATTTTGGTATTCTGGTAAGATCTGGTTTCAGTGCACCTAAAGCCCTTTTTTTCAACTTCCTCTCAGCATTAGTGGCATTAGCAGGAACTGCATTG GCTTTGCTCTGGGGACAAGACCCAGGACAGTCATCTTTGATTGAG GGATTCACAGCAGGCGGATTTGTGTACATTGCTGTTGCTGGGGTCCTGGCAGAAATGAACAATAGCAAGACAACGCTGAGAAGCTCAGCAGTTCACATAACCTCGCTAGTGCTGGGGATGGCTGTAGCCCTATGCATCTCACTTGTGGAATGA
- the LOC133706029 gene encoding protein BASIC PENTACYSTEINE2 → MDDDALNMHNWGYYEPSYKEPLGLQWMPSMVDRDTKHFLPRRDPINIMIGANGAYLPHDCVVSDAPEHMNYMRDSWINREKFLNILPPNPNYVVPLQTSGAHSMQMLQPPNSSRDERLSRIEEPSVSNEGNQLKRRQVGGTSPKTPKAKKPRKPKDGNNNTVPRAKPAKKSVDVVINGIDMDISVIPIPTCSCTGTPQQCYRWGCGGWQSACCTTNVSVYPLPMSTKRRGARIAGRKMSQGAFKKVLEKLAAEGYNFANPIDLRTHWARHGTNKFVTIR, encoded by the coding sequence ATGGATGATGATGCGTTGAACATGCACAATTGGGGTTATTATGAACCGTCATATAAGGAGCCATTAGGTCTCCAGTGGATGCCGAGCATGGTAGACCGTGATACAAAGCATTTCTTACCCAGGCGTGATCCAATTAACATCATGATCGGTGCCAATGGAGCCTACCTTCCACATGATTGTGTGGTTTCTGATGCCCCTGAGCATATGAATTACATGAGGGATAGTTGGATAAATCGGGagaagtttttaaatatattaccCCCAAATCCCAATTATGTTGTTCCCCTGCAAACTTCAGGAGCTCACTCAATGCAAATGTTACAGCCACCCAATTCATCAAGGGATGAGAGGTTGAGTAGGATTGAGGAACCCAGTGTAAGTAATGAAGGTAACCAGTTGAAGAGAAGACAGGTAGGTGGTACATCCCCCAAAACTCCCAAAGCTAAGAAACCTAGGAAGCCAAAGGATGGTAATAATAATACAGTTCCGCGTGCGAAGCCAGCTAAGAAAAGTGTGGATGTTGTCATAAACGGGATTGATATGGACATTTCAGTTATCCCAATTCCGACCTGCTCATGTACTGGAACTCCTCAACAATGTTACCGATGGGGCTGCGGAGGATGGCAGTCAGCATGTTGCACCACAAATGTCTCGGTGTACCCTCTACCAATGAGTACCAAAAGACGCGGTGCAAGGATAGCAGGGAGGAAAATGAGTCAGGGTGCATTTAAGAAGGTATTGGAGAAACTTGCAGCTGAAGGTTATAACTTTGCTAACCCAATTGATTTAAGGACTCACTGGGCAAGACATGGAACCAACAAGTTTGTCACCATCAGGTAG
- the LOC133705066 gene encoding uncharacterized protein LOC133705066, whose product MGLSCGEDDFEKNGSHEVPLIVDSRETRVSGGYMDLQHRHHAVEYEVEFWPVEHPVEPQDEDRPVKCPMPTSSVIKNGRAHEERLEKRADDLLLPAVMNKQGIVVVAAEPQVRAVRKRHHTLTRQDHRVIAPDLARMASLPALPTQNVTIFQMLQELDKFDQY is encoded by the exons ATGGGTTTGTCATGTGGAGAGGATGATTTT gaAAAGAATGGAAGTCATGAAGTTCCGTTAATAGTTGATAGCAGAGAGACTAGAGTCAGTGGTGGCTATATGGATTTACAACATCGTCATCATGCAGTTGAGTACGAGGTCGAATTCTGGCCAGTTGAACACCCAGTGGAACCACAGGATGAAGATCGTCCTGTCAAATGTCCAATGCCAACCTCTTCTGTTATCAAG AATGGAAGGGCGCATGAGGAGAGATTAGAGAAGAGAGCGGACGACCTACTACTACCTGCGGTAATGAACAAACAAGGCATTGTTGTGGTGGCTGCAGAGCCCCAAGTCCGAGCAGTGCGTAAAAGGCACCATACACTTACCCGTCAGGACCACCGTGTAATAGCTCCTGATCTAGCAAGGATGGCTTCACTTCCTGCTCTGCCAACTCAGAACGTCACCATTTTTCAAATGCTTCAAGAACTCGACAAGTTCGATCAGTATTAA
- the LOC133705920 gene encoding putative clathrin assembly protein At1g25240, whose protein sequence is MKLWRRASGALKDQNSLLAISLSRQTWYRNSDLEAAIIKATSHDESYVDYRNAQRVFTWIRTSPVSLKPLIWALTTRMEKTRSWVVAIKGLMLMHGVFCCKTPAVQRIGRLPFDLSNFTDGHSKQAKMWGFNTFIRSYFSFLDQRSALFYVQQNQTEEPMVQELVKLRNWQSLLDMLLQIKPMADNMKEVLITEAMDCVIIEIFDVYGRICKGIARVLMGIYSAGKLEATMAFKILQKAKVQGEDLALYFEFCRNFGVFNALEVPKVTQIPEADIKDLERIINGVPEAKSYKNVNDEDDNKAIVVKDVAIVEEKEPNSRLKTIVTDKWEIFEEDVNINSQGNHETSHFRATSSAENPPNYLPIVPVYHEQEIPDFICFY, encoded by the coding sequence ATGAAGCTGTGGAGAAGGGCTTCCGGAGCTCTAAAAGATCAAAACAGCTTATTAGCCATCAGCCTATCAAGGCAAACTTGGTATCGGAATTCAGATCTCGAGGCTGCAATCATCAAGGCCACCAGTCATGATGAGAGCTACGTAGATTACAGGAATGCCCAGAGAGTCTTTACATGGATACGCACATCTCCGGTGAGCCTGAAGCCCTTGATATGGGCTCTCACTACACGGATGGAGAAGACGAGGAGCTGGGTTGTGGCCATAAAGGGGTTGATGCTAATGCATGGTGTTTTCTGTTGTAAGACCCCAGCCGTGCAAAGGATCGGAAGGTTGCCATTTGATCTATCAAACTTCACTGATGGACACTCAAAACAAGCAAAAATGTGGGGCTTCAACACCTTTATTCGCTCTTATTTCTCGTTTTTAGACCAAAGATCTGCCTTGTTTTACGTACAACAGAATCAGACAGAAGAACCAATGGTGCAGGAGCTTGTAAAGTTGAGAAACTGGCAATCTTTGCTTGACATGTTGCTCCAAATTAAGCCAATGGCAGACAACATGAAAGAGGTTCTAATTACAGAGGCCATGGATTGTGTGATCATTGAAATATTCGATGTTTACGGCAGGATATGCAAAGGGATTGCAAGGGTTCTCATGGGGATATATTCAGCTGGGAAACTTGAAGCTACCATGGCTTTTAAGATTCTTCAAAAGGCAAAAGTTCAAGGTGAGGACCTTGctctatattttgaattttgcagGAACTTCGGTGTCTTCAACGCATTGGAAGTTCCTAAAGTCACACAGATCCCAGAAGCAGATATCAAAGATCTTGAGCGTATAATCAACGGAGTTCCTGAAGCGAAAAGTTACAAAAATGTTAATGATGAGGATGATAATAAAGCAATAGTGGTGAAAGATGTTGCCATTGTTGAAGAGAAAGAACCAAACAGTAGATTGAAGACAATAGTAACAGACAAATGGGAGATTTTTGAGGAAGACGTGAATATCAATTCTCAAGGAAATCACGAGACCTCTCATTTCAGAGCAACTTCTTCTGCAGAGAATCCTCCAAATTATCTACCCATTGTACCTGTTTATCATGAACAAGAGATACcggattttatttgtttctattAG